A single window of bacterium DNA harbors:
- the tsaA gene encoding tRNA (N6-threonylcarbamoyladenosine(37)-N6)-methyltransferase TrmO has translation MNKVIKYKPIGIIHSPFKELKGTPIQPAAAKGIDGTVEIFPEYAEGLKDLEGFSHIILIYYLHLSQKSSLKVKPYMDDQIRGVFSTRAPSRPNPIGISTVRLVKINGNTLHIRDIDMVDGTPLLDIKPYAPEFDGKNAIKIGWLEKNIHKLPTSKDDGRFME, from the coding sequence ATGAATAAAGTAATAAAGTACAAGCCAATAGGAATTATTCATTCTCCATTCAAAGAACTTAAGGGAACACCTATACAACCTGCAGCTGCCAAAGGTATTGATGGCACAGTTGAAATATTCCCTGAATATGCTGAAGGGCTAAAGGATCTTGAAGGCTTTTCTCACATCATTTTGATATACTACCTCCATTTATCCCAAAAATCATCATTAAAAGTGAAGCCATACATGGATGACCAAATTCGTGGAGTTTTCTCGACGCGAGCCCCAAGTAGACCGAATCCAATCGGCATTTCAACAGTGCGCCTCGTCAAAATCAATGGAAACACACTTCATATTCGAGATATAGATATGGTAGATGGAACTCCCCTTTTGGATATTAAACCTTATGCGCCAGAATTTGATGGTAAAAACGCTATAAAAATAGGATGGCTTGAGAAAAACATTCATAAGCTCCCAACATCAAAAGATGATGGGAGATTTATGGAATGA
- a CDS encoding MFS transporter, which yields MNQKEAKKTVRTFALASFLNDLGSDIIYPIWPLFVTSVLGANMAVLGLIDGLGEAIVSISQAASGYVSDRIRKRKVFIWTGYLFGSLSRIGYALSTVWQHLIPLKILDRAGKIRGAPRDAIIADVSTKENRGKNFGLLRTMDHLGAVCGTVVCILLFRLLGYKNLFLLAAIPSVIGALLILFLIKEKKPANVRIYKGPSLKDLDKNFKLFLLLSSFFALGSFSYSFLLIYAKEFGFQITFVPVLYLVFTAVASVFSLPFGKLCDKIGRRSVLMLSYIFWGLVCLSFIFIQGRLAIILTFVLYGLHKGALEPAQKTFVSELAPTEYRASSLGGFQMVVGLCALPASLIAGMLWDRISIFMPFYFSLGLTILSIVILIFIKEK from the coding sequence ATGAATCAAAAGGAAGCAAAAAAAACAGTTAGAACATTTGCATTAGCCTCGTTTTTAAATGATTTAGGCTCGGATATAATTTATCCAATCTGGCCGTTGTTTGTGACATCTGTTTTGGGTGCAAATATGGCTGTTCTTGGCCTCATAGACGGCTTGGGAGAAGCAATAGTTTCAATATCGCAAGCCGCTTCCGGTTATGTATCAGACAGAATAAGAAAAAGGAAAGTTTTTATCTGGACAGGTTATCTTTTTGGGTCGTTATCGAGGATTGGTTATGCGTTATCAACAGTCTGGCAACATTTAATTCCACTTAAAATCCTGGACAGAGCAGGGAAAATAAGGGGTGCGCCCAGAGATGCTATTATTGCCGATGTTTCTACAAAGGAGAATAGGGGCAAAAATTTTGGATTATTGCGAACTATGGACCACCTTGGGGCTGTATGCGGTACCGTAGTCTGTATTTTACTTTTTAGATTATTGGGATATAAGAATTTGTTTTTACTGGCGGCAATACCCTCAGTAATTGGAGCATTATTAATTCTCTTTTTGATAAAAGAAAAAAAACCAGCAAATGTTAGAATTTACAAAGGACCTTCTTTGAAAGATTTAGATAAGAATTTTAAATTATTCCTTCTGTTAAGCTCTTTTTTTGCCCTTGGCTCTTTTAGTTACTCTTTCTTGCTTATATATGCAAAGGAATTTGGTTTTCAGATAACATTTGTACCTGTATTGTACCTGGTATTTACTGCTGTTGCTTCTGTTTTTTCTCTACCTTTCGGAAAGCTTTGTGATAAGATAGGAAGAAGATCAGTGTTGATGTTATCTTATATTTTTTGGGGATTGGTATGTTTGAGTTTTATCTTTATTCAGGGTCGTCTGGCAATTATTTTGACATTTGTTTTATATGGCTTACATAAGGGAGCATTAGAACCAGCCCAAAAAACATTTGTGTCAGAACTTGCCCCAACAGAATACAGAGCCAGCAGTTTAGGCGGATTTCAAATGGTCGTTGGTCTGTGTGCCTTACCAGCTTCTCTTATTGCAGGTATGCTTTGGGACAGAATTAGTATATTTATGCCATTTTATTTTTCTTTGGGCTTAACGATTTTATCAATCGTAATATTAATATTTATAAAGGAGAAATAA